One genomic region from Diabrotica undecimpunctata isolate CICGRU chromosome 9, icDiaUnde3, whole genome shotgun sequence encodes:
- the LOC140450381 gene encoding uncharacterized protein → MSDYLNSHRHSLSSVMELINSTSFSDKQDKRFNFDSEEFFDAEDTTSNKDILVDEAHAEPFYILSPIEEKSEPSTRSSSLKGSNGSDKRRYTYDSLGKHSSSCNVISSEPIDAKYLPEKYQTFPRVSKESYLKDEEDYDTDNNPMYPLEPREIDPSAFFQLHTADSQEELQEFLLLESECMGDNDKGLASAFLTANDSTFEDPNSSKDQ, encoded by the exons ATGAGTGACTATTTAAATTCTCATAGACATTCGCTAAGTTCGGTAATGGAACTAATAAACTCGACCAGTTTCTCCGACAAACAAGATAAAAGGTTTAACTTTGATTCGGAAGAATTTTTTGATGCAGAAGATACCACTTCGAACAAAGACATCCTGGTGGATGAGGCTCATGCAGAACCTTTTTATATATTATCTCCAATTGAAGAAAAAAGTGAACCCTCGACAAGAAGTAGTAGTTTGAAAGGTAGTAACGGCTCAGATAAACGAAGATATACATACGATTCTTTAGGAAAACACTCTAGTTCTTGTAATGTGATATCTTCAGAGCCCATAGATGCTAAGTATTTACCAGAAAAGTACCAAACGTTTCCCAGAGTCAGCAAAGAAAGTTACCTAAAAGACGAAGAAGACTACGATACCGATAACAATCCTATGTATCCGCTAGAACCACGAGAAATAGATCCCAGTGCTTTCTTTCAACTGCACACAGCCGATAGTCAGGAAGAACTTCAGGAATTCCTACTATTAGAGAGTGAATGCATGGGGGATAATGATAAAGGTTTAGCTTCTGCATTTTTAACTGCCAACGACTCGACTTTTGAAGATCCTAATTCTTCTAAAG ACCAGTAA